A single region of the Marmota flaviventris isolate mMarFla1 chromosome 10, mMarFla1.hap1, whole genome shotgun sequence genome encodes:
- the Cnn3 gene encoding calponin-3 yields MTHFNKGPSYGLSAEVKNKIASKYDHQAEEDLRNWIEEVTGMSIGTNFQLGLKDGIILCELINKLQPGSVKKVNESSLNWPQLENIGNFIKAIQAYGMKPHDIFEANDLFENGNMTQVQTTLVALAGLAKTKGFHTSIDIGVKYAEKQTRRFDEGKLKAGQSVIGLQMGTNKCASQAGMTAYGTRRHLYDPKMQTDKPFDQTTISLQMGTNKGASQAGMLAPGTRRDIYDQKLTLQPVDNSTISLQMGTNKVASQKGMSVYGLGRQVYDPKYCAAPTEPVIHNGSQGTGTNGSEISDSDYQAEYPDEYHGEYQDDYPRDYQYGDQGIDY; encoded by the exons ATTGCTTCCAAGTATGATCACCAGGCGGAAGAGGATCTTCGCAATTGGATAGAAGAGGTGACAGGCATGAGCATTGGCACCAACTTCCAGCTGGGCCTAAAGGATGGCATCATACTCTGCGA aCTTATAAACAAGCTACAGCCCGGCTCCGTGAAGAAGGTCAACGAGTCCTCCTTAAATTGGCCTCAG TTGGAGAATATTGGCAACTTTATTAAAGCTATTCAGGCATATGGTATGAAGCCACATGACATTTTTGAAGCAAATGATCTTTTTGAGAATGGAAACATGACCCAGGTTCAGACTACACTGGTGGCTTTAGCAGGTCTG GCTAAAACAAAAGGATTCCATACATCCATTGATATTGGAGTTAAGtatgcagaaaaacaaacaaggcGTTTTGATGAAGGGAAGTTAAAGGCTGGCCAGAGTGTGATTGGTTTGCAG atggGAACCAACAAATGTGCCAGTCAGGCAGGCATGACAGCCTATGGGACTAGGAGGCACCTTTATGATCCCAAAATGCAAACTGACAAACCTTTTGACCAGACCACAATCAGTCTCCAGATGGGCACCAACAAAGGAGCCAGTCAG GCGGGGATGTTAGCACCAGGTACCAGAAGAGACATCTACGATCAAAAGCTGACATTACAGCCAGTGGACAACTCGACAATTTCTCTACAGATGGGTACCAACAAAGTTGCTTCCCAGAAAGGCATGAGTGTGTATGGGCTTGGGCGGCAAGTGTATGATCCCAAATACTGTGCTGCTCCGACAGAACCTGTCATTCACAATGGAAGCCAAGGCACGGGAACAAATGGTTCAGAAATCAGTGATAGTGATTATCAGGCAGAATACCCAGATGAGTACCATGGCGAGTATCAAGATGACTACCCCAGAGATTACCAGTATGGTGACCAAGGCATTGATTACTAG